A portion of the Homalodisca vitripennis isolate AUS2020 chromosome 2, UT_GWSS_2.1, whole genome shotgun sequence genome contains these proteins:
- the LOC124354098 gene encoding probable ATP-dependent RNA helicase DDX17 has product MKRWHMFCVSGMTRCLITSSLQPIRPWGLRCVRTSVSLWTNCWSAVRSWTTWFVSIRTWRSSITGYILPALVHINNQGRLCRGDGPIALVLAPTRELAQQIQQVANEVGETSQIRNTCVFGGAPKSHQARELDKGVEIVIATPGRLLDFLESGRTNLKRCTYLVLDEADRMLDMGFEPQIRKIIEQIRPDRQVLMWSATWPKEVRNLACSFLKDYIQINVGSLSLAANHNILQIVDICQDYEKESKLSTLLKEITAEPESKTIIFIETKRRVDEVTRKIRREGFQASCIHGDKSQPERDLVLQDFRSGRSPILVATDVAARGLDVEDVKFVINFDYPNNSEDYVHRIGRTGRSHATGTAYTFFTPQNAKQASDLIAVLKEANQIISPKLLELADNFRGGRGGGGRRWGRNRGGGFRNNSLSPRRSRSRSRDRDRSRRDRDRRRRSRSSSSSRSRSRSRSRNSPRHSKTAEHPKQPSAAGAQSLPPMGPQLPPSMMASLPPSLFFSPPPPPPPEPTQQPQNGYSYQPIR; this is encoded by the exons ATGAAACGATGGCACATGTTCTGTGTCAGTGGCATGACACGGTGCTTGATCACCTCATCGCTGCAACCCATCCGTCCCTGGGGGTTGAGGTGTGTCCGAACCAGTGTGTCCCTCTGGACCAACTGCTGGTCAGCTGTGAGGTCCTGGACCACTTGGTTTGTCTCCATCCGGACATGGCGGTCATCGATTACAGGC TATATCCTGCCAGCATTGGTACACATCAATAACCAGGGGCGGTTGTGTCGTGGTGACGGACCCATCGCACTGGTGCTTGCGCCAACACGTGAACTGGCACAGCAGATACAGCAAGTGGCAAATGAGGTGGGGGAGACCTCACAGATCCGCAACACCTGTGTCTTCGGTGGTGCCCCTAAGTCTCACcag GCTCGAGAATTGGATAAGGGAGTGGAGATTGTAATTGCAACACCCGGACGACTTCTAGACTTCCTAGAGTCTGGTCGCACGAACCTTAAGCGCTGCACGTACCTGGTGCTGGACGAGGCAGACAGGATGCTGGACATGGGTTTTGAGCCTCAAATACGCAAAATTATTGAGCAAATCAGA CCGGACAGACAAGTTTTGATGTGGTCAGCAACGTGGCCTAAGGAGGTTCGGAACCTGGCCTGCTCCTTTCTTAAAGACTACATCCAGATCAATGTCGGTTCCCTATCCTTGGCAGCCAACCACAACATCCTTCAGATTGTTGACATCTGTCAGGACTATGAGAAGGAGAGCAA GCTAAGCACACTTCTTAAAGAAATCACTGCAGAACCAGAAAGCAAGACCATAATTTTCATTGAGACGAAAAGAAGAGTTGATGAAGTAACACGCAAAATTAGAAGAGAAGG ATTTCAAGCGTCCTGCATCCATGGAGACAAGTCTCAGCCAGAAAGGGATTTGGTGTTACAGG ATTTCCGCTCAGGACGGAGTCCAATTTTGGTGGCAACTGATGTGGCAGCCCGAGGACTAG ATGTGGAAGACGTAAAGTTCGTTATCAACTTCGATTACCCCAACAACTCGGAAGATTATGTGCACAGAATAGGTCGTACGGGGCGATCTCATGCCACCGGCACTGCCTACACTTTCTTCACACCTCAGAATGCCAAACAGGCTTCGGACCTCATCGCTGTACTCAAGGAGGCAAACCAGATCATCTCGCCCAAACTGCTTGAACTAGCTGACAACTTCCGAGGTGGCAGGGGTGGAGGGG GTAGAAGATGGGGTCGCAACAGGGGTGGAGGGTTCCGCAACAACTCACTGTCGCCACGTAGGAGTCGATCCCGGTCTCGAGACAGGGACCGCAGTCGACGAGACCGTGACCGCCGTAGACGTTCTCGCAGCTCTAGCAGTTCCAGATCAAGATCTAGGTCACGATCCCGCAATAGCCCTAGGCACAGCAAGACTGCTGAGCACCCCAAACAGCCAAGTGCAGCGGGGGCACAGTCTCTCCCTCCCATGGGCCCCCAGTTGCCCCCATCCATGATGGCCAGTCTGCCACCCTCACTTTTCTTTTCTCCACCACCTCCTCCACCACCCGAACCTACACAGCAGCCCCAGAATGGATACTCGTATCAGCCAATACGCTGA